In the Plasmodium gaboni strain SY75 chromosome 13, whole genome shotgun sequence genome, AgatgttatataaatataaataaatatatatattttttatttttaatatatgttatatttattatatatatatatatatatatatatatgcctaaaaataataaaatgtatttattcccataaacatataaatgtaatatattatgtatcCATTGGggaataataaattatctggaattatattatatataataatttgggtatccaataataaaaaatatatatacataattttaaaataacatatatattattattatcatttttgtatactcaaataatgaaagaattataatttataattgttctaattttaataaatatatatatatatatatatatatattatggGTTACTTATGTTGAATAGGgatttaataattaattcttgggataatatatatatatatatatatatatatatatttttcctttaaatttttccctttttatagtaaatatagaaaaacATTAATTATTggataatttatttattagTTATTAcgtaattttttttattaattaaaaaatattcctagatgtatttaaaattaatttgTTGATCTTAAATGAAAGATTTGATCTATatttaatgtatataaaaatataataaatcctattttttttattggttaatttttttttttttttttttttttttttttttttaatttttaatttttttNNNNNNNNNNNNNNNNNNNNNNNNNNNNNNNNNNNNNNNNNNNNNNNNNNNNNNNNNNNNNNNNNNNNNNNNNNNNNNNNNNNNNNNNNNNNNNNNNNNNaataaaaataaaaaagaaacatttatttttcttattattataactatcaatattatatatatatatatatatatatatatatatatatatatttatttatttatttatttatatttaatttttttgttttcatttttgaaaaaatatttacagAACATATGCAAATATGATGGAAAAGCTCGTTTAAGTAACAGTTTCATGAATAGATGTCCTAGGAGCTTATTGGGAGTAGAGCAAATGAAGGAATATTTGGATGACAATATGAATGATGACATGATTTATGAATCGAGCGTATATTTAATGGATGATCCCTTAAAGCATATTATGTATGATAACTATGCGCGTTTGTCTGAATATGTAGATGCTCAAGATACGTACACTGATGATGAATTAAATGAATTGTTttatgaagaaaatgaagaCACATCCAAAGACGAGCATGATGAAATATATGATCTAGTTGAATTAGTTGATAATTTGAATGCAGagaataatatgaaatcAAAAATGGATGAAACTGAGATATAtgatatgaaaaaattaaaagaaagTTTCATTGatttttataatgataGAAAAAATGCTGCTTCTAAATTGGTATATGTAGGTAAAAGTTTAAGACCCCTTTTGtttgaaaattataaagatGTTTCAACTAATGTTGACAAAAGTTTAATTGATGAAGAATCAAAGGgaaaattaaatgataatatatatacagAAGTTGATgaaagagaaaaaaatagatTTGATGATGTAATAGtattaaaagaagaagaaaagCCATTATTGAGAGGTATATCAAATAAAGAAgtaaaaaatgatttatatgaggaaaataagaaatataaaaaggaatCAGAAAATATCGTATCGTTGGATGAgtatgatataaatgaattattagACGATATTTTACATTTGAAATTAcatgaagaaaatgattCAAATGGGCAACAAATATTACGAGAATACATGAATGATACAGTTTTTGATGCAGTACAAAGTGAGGTGAAAACTATATTTCATGATGATTCTTTCAGAAaagatgatgatgatgacaaatttaatatatcgTACTTAAAAGAGAATATACCtgaatatgaaaatataaaaaaattattagatgatatatttagttatagaaaaataaaagatataaataaactAATAAggttttttaaaaaatattcaagatcggattataaaataattgtAGAATGTGcaaattatttattatatcgTTTAAATATGGAAGAAGTAGATAAAAAAAGTTTTGATTCTTTTACAGAAGAATTTCTCCAGTCTcatgaaaataatatatttaaaaaaaatgcGAAACtgtttaaatatatacaaaatgaGGGAATCAAGAAAGAATATGAATTagatttaaataatgaGAAAATGGATATAAAAAGAAACGTATATTCTAATGAAAAAGATTTGTCaataaatgaagatattTCATCACTGGAAAGTTATAACATGTCTGTAAGAAAATTTTCTGATTTATGGTTGAATGTAATGAAAAATGAAAGGGAAAAATTTAATCATATGATAACTGCTTTATATAGGTTTTATAGGACATTAATAAGAAAGTACAAAGTTCCAGGTAATTTAGGTTCTAATGAATGGAATGAAGTATATTCGAATATTCAATTacat is a window encoding:
- a CDS encoding exported protein (PHISTb) is translated as NICKYDGKARLSNSFMNRCPRSLLGVEQMKEYLDDNMNDDMIYESSVYLMDDPLKHIMYDNYARLSEYVDAQDTYTDDELNELFYEENEDTSKDEHDEIYDLVELVDNLNAENNMKSKMDETEIYDMKKLKESFIDFYNDRKNAASKLVYVGKSLRPLLFENYKDVSTNVDKSLIDEESKGKLNDNIYTEVDEREKNRFDDVIVLKEEEKPLLRGISNKEVKNDLYEENKKYKKESENIVSLDEYDINELLDDILHLKLHEENDSNGQQILREYMNDTVFDAVQSEVKTIFHDDSFRKDDDDDKFNISYLKENIPEYENIKKLLDDIFSYRKIKDINKLIRFFKKYSRSDYKIIVECANYLLYRLNMEEVDKKSFDSFTEEFLQSHENNIFKKNAKLFKYIQNEGIKKEYELDLNNEKMDIKRNVYSNEKDLSINEDISSLESYNMSVRKFSDLWLNVMKNEREKFNHMITALYRFYRTLIRKYKVPGNLGSNEWNEVYSNIQLHMKNIETYFNTLFNKWINNNKLNIGEFKILVMLNRFSWRKFKKDLYDSNKKYITKPFQAVIDEANTKKKELTEKYKKQFQEKNKKM